The Microbacterium luteum genome includes a region encoding these proteins:
- a CDS encoding GlxA family transcriptional regulator yields MRTVACIVQDGFAPFEFGVACEAFGLDRSRDGIQNFDFRVLAPDPGVVQSGMGFSINVEHDLSFAAEADLVIVAPLPREKWGRTDARVLDAVRQADARGAWLLSLCSGAFILAESGVLDGRRATTHWMYTDTMIEMYPRIDVDPDVLYVQDGRIITSAGTAAGLDASLHLLRQELGAEAANTIARRMVVPPQRDGGQAQFIDHPLPEVASLSLSAVTDWMLENLALDLTVDQLAARAHMSPRTFARRFKADHGTTPAAWLARQRVIHAQRLLERTDQGLDRIAEACGFGSAAVLRQNFSRMLGVTPTAYRARFACVDEAVAAVAPSVPAA; encoded by the coding sequence GTGAGAACGGTCGCCTGTATCGTCCAGGACGGCTTCGCGCCGTTCGAATTCGGCGTCGCGTGCGAGGCCTTCGGGCTCGATCGCAGTCGCGACGGCATCCAGAACTTCGACTTCCGCGTGCTGGCACCCGACCCGGGAGTCGTGCAGTCCGGGATGGGCTTCTCGATCAACGTCGAGCACGATCTGTCGTTCGCCGCCGAGGCCGATCTGGTGATCGTCGCGCCGCTCCCGCGCGAGAAATGGGGCCGCACCGATGCGCGCGTGCTTGACGCGGTGCGTCAGGCCGACGCGCGGGGCGCGTGGCTGCTGAGCCTGTGCAGCGGCGCGTTCATCCTCGCCGAATCCGGCGTTCTCGACGGGCGCCGAGCCACCACGCACTGGATGTACACCGACACGATGATCGAGATGTACCCGCGCATCGACGTCGACCCCGACGTTCTCTACGTGCAGGATGGACGGATCATCACGAGCGCGGGCACGGCCGCGGGTCTCGACGCGAGCCTGCACCTGCTGCGACAGGAGCTCGGCGCCGAGGCCGCGAACACGATCGCGCGGCGCATGGTCGTGCCGCCGCAGCGCGACGGCGGCCAGGCCCAGTTCATCGACCATCCTCTCCCCGAAGTCGCCTCGCTGTCGCTGTCGGCGGTCACCGACTGGATGCTGGAGAACCTCGCGCTCGACTTGACCGTCGACCAACTCGCCGCCCGGGCTCACATGTCGCCGCGCACCTTCGCGCGGCGCTTCAAGGCCGATCACGGCACGACGCCCGCCGCATGGCTCGCGCGGCAGCGCGTCATCCACGCCCAGCGTCTGCTCGAGCGCACCGATCAGGGCCTGGACCGCATTGCCGAGGCGTGCGGATTCGGCTCCGCCGCGGTGCTGCGGCAGAACTTCTCCCGCATGCTCGGCGTGACCCCCACGGCCTACCGGGCGCGCTTCGCCTGCGTCGACGAGGCGGTCGCGGCGGTGGCGCCGTCGGTGCCGGCAGCCTGA
- a CDS encoding glycosyltransferase family 4 protein, whose protein sequence is MHVVMFGDQHVESLGGAQVSMRLQREFLERAGHTVTIVAPALHGRRAAAVAPDDAYVDVPSIPITFDREYSLSWPGGRTDRWVDDALAARPPVDVVHVQADFWGAFLGHRYAARHDRPVVHTMHNRVDVGIAATTPAPRAVLRLLGGWQRRAIGSRTRGADGWAYLRRFAERASAVTAPSTHFARRLEAHGVSPARGEGVDVVWNGIHDDLLDAVRAEAPPAPGGRPRLVWLGRMSPEKRLMPFLEALAFARPAADVEIIGGGGQLRAAQRFVTAHGLHAPTGTNVGFAGRLPYAETLRRIHRADAVVQTSIGFETQGMTVFEAASLGIPAIVSDPDIGAELGAGRWDVAGASVEALGEALRRAASDIAAGSAPVPEERVAAAFRQSSRTAAMLEVYAGVL, encoded by the coding sequence GTGCACGTGGTGATGTTCGGCGATCAGCACGTCGAATCGCTCGGTGGCGCGCAGGTCTCGATGCGCCTGCAGCGCGAGTTCCTCGAGCGAGCCGGGCACACCGTCACGATCGTCGCCCCCGCCCTCCACGGACGCCGGGCGGCGGCGGTCGCCCCCGACGACGCCTACGTCGACGTGCCGTCGATCCCGATAACGTTCGATCGCGAGTACTCGCTGTCCTGGCCCGGCGGTCGCACCGACCGCTGGGTGGATGACGCGCTGGCCGCGCGCCCGCCCGTCGACGTCGTGCACGTGCAGGCCGATTTCTGGGGAGCCTTCCTCGGACACCGCTACGCCGCCCGCCACGATCGTCCCGTCGTGCACACCATGCACAACCGCGTGGATGTCGGCATCGCCGCGACCACCCCCGCGCCGCGCGCCGTGCTGCGGCTCCTCGGCGGTTGGCAGCGGCGCGCGATCGGCTCGCGCACGCGCGGCGCCGACGGCTGGGCCTACCTCCGCCGATTCGCCGAGCGCGCGTCGGCCGTGACGGCGCCCTCGACGCACTTCGCGCGCCGCCTCGAGGCACACGGCGTCTCGCCGGCACGCGGCGAGGGCGTCGACGTCGTGTGGAACGGCATCCACGACGACCTCCTCGATGCCGTGCGCGCCGAGGCGCCGCCGGCTCCCGGCGGGCGACCGCGACTGGTGTGGCTCGGCCGGATGAGCCCCGAGAAGCGCCTGATGCCCTTCCTCGAGGCTCTGGCCTTCGCCCGGCCCGCCGCCGACGTCGAGATCATCGGCGGCGGTGGCCAGCTGCGCGCGGCGCAGCGGTTCGTCACGGCACACGGCCTGCACGCGCCGACCGGGACGAACGTCGGCTTCGCCGGACGACTGCCCTATGCCGAGACGCTGCGGCGCATCCATCGCGCCGATGCCGTCGTGCAGACCTCGATCGGGTTCGAGACCCAGGGGATGACGGTCTTCGAGGCGGCCAGCCTCGGCATACCCGCGATCGTGAGCGACCCCGACATCGGCGCGGAGCTCGGCGCCGGAAGGTGGGATGTCGCCGGTGCGTCGGTCGAAGCCCTCGGCGAGGCGCTCCGGCGGGCGGCGTCCGACATCGCCGCCGGCTCCGCCCCGGTCCCCGAGGAGCGGGTCGCGGCGGCCTTCCGCCAGTCCTCGCGCACCGCGGCGATGCTCGAGGTCTACGCCGGCGTGCTCTGA
- a CDS encoding glycosyltransferase: MTDPATPDPRRPLTVVIGCDTFAPDINGAARFAERLAAGLVGRGHEVHVVAPNQRYRRAAPGIETVEGVQMCVHRLPSVRWPPHDWLRFVWPWRSKHYARRVLDEVKPDVVHIQSHIIIGRGLAYEANRRGIPVVATNHVMAENILDFTVLPQRITDAVIRWAWGDAERTLSSTRAVTTPTRKAADFLEATIDVSDVIPVSCGIDKGNYTPDLKPRAENRVLFVGRLTSEKQIDVVLRALAALDPALQAGFDIVGGGDQRKSLENLVHELGLEDRVVFHGHVSDEELRRLYSRASVFAIASIAELQSIATMEAMASALPVVAADAVALPHLVHHGENGYLFTPGDVDELAARLTDVLTADADERRRMQQASLDGVAVHDINRTLDTFEALYRGEPLPE, encoded by the coding sequence GTGACCGACCCCGCCACGCCCGATCCCCGCCGCCCCCTCACCGTCGTCATCGGCTGCGACACCTTCGCACCGGACATCAACGGGGCTGCCCGCTTCGCGGAGCGCCTGGCCGCCGGACTCGTCGGTCGCGGCCACGAGGTGCACGTCGTGGCCCCGAACCAGCGCTACCGACGTGCGGCGCCGGGCATCGAGACCGTCGAGGGCGTCCAGATGTGCGTGCACCGACTCCCCTCGGTGCGCTGGCCCCCGCACGACTGGCTGCGGTTCGTGTGGCCGTGGCGGTCGAAGCACTACGCCCGCCGTGTGCTCGACGAGGTCAAGCCCGACGTCGTGCACATCCAGTCCCACATCATCATCGGGCGCGGTCTCGCCTACGAGGCGAACCGCCGAGGGATCCCCGTCGTCGCGACCAATCACGTGATGGCCGAGAACATCCTCGACTTCACGGTGCTGCCGCAGCGGATCACCGACGCCGTCATCCGCTGGGCGTGGGGCGACGCGGAGCGCACCCTCTCCTCGACGCGCGCCGTGACGACGCCCACGCGCAAGGCGGCGGACTTCCTCGAGGCCACGATCGACGTGTCGGATGTCATCCCCGTCAGCTGCGGCATCGACAAGGGCAACTACACCCCCGACCTGAAGCCGCGCGCCGAGAACCGGGTGCTGTTCGTCGGACGCCTCACCAGCGAGAAGCAGATCGACGTCGTGCTGCGGGCGCTCGCCGCCCTCGACCCGGCGCTCCAGGCGGGCTTCGACATCGTCGGGGGCGGGGACCAGCGCAAGAGCCTCGAGAACCTCGTGCACGAGCTCGGGCTCGAGGATCGGGTCGTGTTCCACGGACACGTCTCCGACGAGGAGCTGCGGCGCCTGTACTCCCGGGCCAGCGTCTTCGCGATCGCCTCGATCGCCGAGCTGCAGTCGATCGCCACGATGGAGGCGATGGCCTCGGCGCTTCCCGTGGTCGCCGCCGACGCCGTGGCGCTGCCGCACCTCGTGCACCACGGCGAGAACGGCTACCTGTTCACCCCCGGCGACGTCGACGAACTCGCCGCTCGGCTGACCGACGTGCTCACCGCCGACGCCGATGAACGCCGACGGATGCAGCAGGCATCTCTCGACGGGGTGGCCGTGCACGACATCAACCGCACCCTCGACACCTTCGAAGCCCTCTACCGCGGCGAACCGCTCCCGGAGTGA
- a CDS encoding RbsD/FucU family protein, with the protein MLEGIHPLLSGELLHHLDDMGHSDAVVIADAHFPAAAVATRLVNLPGATTPDVLRAIRTVVPLDDAPSLDLMTSADGTVLEVQRELMDAAGTTPETTAFIDRFAYYDVARAAFLVIRTGETRTYGNAVLRKGVVGHPRP; encoded by the coding sequence ATGCTCGAAGGAATCCACCCGCTGCTGTCGGGTGAACTGCTGCACCATCTGGACGACATGGGCCACTCCGACGCCGTCGTCATCGCCGACGCGCACTTTCCCGCCGCGGCCGTCGCGACGAGGCTCGTGAACCTCCCGGGTGCGACGACGCCCGACGTGCTGCGCGCGATCCGCACCGTCGTTCCGCTCGACGATGCCCCGTCGCTCGACCTCATGACCTCCGCCGACGGCACCGTGCTCGAGGTGCAGCGCGAGCTGATGGATGCCGCCGGCACGACGCCGGAGACGACGGCCTTCATCGATCGCTTCGCCTACTACGACGTCGCGCGCGCGGCGTTCCTCGTCATCCGCACCGGGGAGACGCGCACCTACGGCAACGCCGTGCTGCGCAAGGGGGTCGTCGGGCACCCTCGGCCGTAG
- a CDS encoding aldo/keto reductase, with product MSSPEPRTPTLTPLGYGAANVGNLFRAMSDDDAFAILEAAWESGIRYFDTAPHYGLGLSERRLGAFLSTKPRDEYVVSTKVGRLLRPNPDDDGGLDLDHDFHVPTTLRREWDVSADGIRTSISESLQRMGLDRIDMVYLHDPERHDLDLAVAEALPALEQLRAEGVVRAVGIGTMVADTVVRGVGAADLDVVMIAGRYTLLEQPAAAEALPACHRSRTDVVAASVFNSGLLATAKPSREGRYEYGGVPDDVWERLQRITAIAADWEVPLPAAAVQFPLRDTAVRSVVVGGSRPAHLVQNAEYMRLPVPDGFWAELADAALIPA from the coding sequence ATGTCGTCGCCTGAGCCGCGCACGCCGACGCTGACCCCGCTCGGCTACGGCGCCGCCAACGTCGGCAACCTCTTCCGCGCGATGAGCGACGATGACGCGTTCGCCATCCTCGAGGCGGCGTGGGAGAGCGGCATCCGCTACTTCGACACCGCGCCGCATTACGGGCTCGGGCTGTCCGAGCGCCGGCTGGGCGCGTTCCTTTCGACCAAGCCGCGCGACGAGTACGTGGTCTCCACGAAGGTCGGGCGCCTGCTGCGCCCGAACCCCGACGACGACGGCGGTCTCGACCTCGACCACGACTTCCACGTTCCGACGACGCTGCGCCGCGAGTGGGATGTCAGCGCCGACGGCATCCGCACGAGCATCTCCGAGTCGCTTCAGCGGATGGGGCTCGATCGCATCGACATGGTCTATCTGCACGACCCCGAGCGCCACGACCTCGACCTCGCCGTGGCCGAGGCGCTCCCCGCGCTCGAGCAGCTCCGCGCCGAGGGTGTCGTGCGGGCCGTCGGCATCGGCACGATGGTCGCCGACACCGTCGTGCGCGGCGTCGGCGCCGCCGACCTCGACGTCGTCATGATCGCCGGCCGCTACACGCTCCTGGAGCAGCCCGCCGCCGCCGAAGCGCTCCCCGCGTGTCATCGCAGCCGCACGGATGTGGTGGCGGCATCCGTGTTCAACTCCGGCCTGCTCGCGACCGCGAAGCCCTCGCGCGAGGGCCGCTACGAGTACGGCGGCGTGCCCGACGACGTGTGGGAGCGCCTGCAGCGCATCACGGCGATCGCCGCCGACTGGGAGGTGCCGCTGCCGGCGGCGGCCGTGCAGTTCCCGCTCCGAGACACTGCGGTGCGCTCCGTCGTGGTCGGGGGGAGTCGCCCGGCGCACCTGGTGCAGAATGCCGAGTACATGCGCCTGCCGGTGCCGGACGGGTTCTGGGCCGAGCTCGCCGACGCGGCGCTCATCCCCGCCTGA
- a CDS encoding L-fuconate dehydratase yields MTRIVSLDTTDIRFPTSLSLDGSDAMNLDPDYSAAYVQVVTDAGEAGHAFVFTIGRGNDVQVAAIDALAGHLVGQELEPLLEDMGATWRGLIGDSQLRWLGPEKGVMHMAIGAVVNALWDLKAKRAGMPLWRLLSRMTPEEIVGLVDFRYLTNALTPDEALEILRGAEAGRSEREAALLADGYPAYTTSPGWLGYSDEKLTRLCREAIAEGFPQIKLKVGADLDDDVRRLRIAREVCGPDFPIAIDANQRWEVSEAIEWVRALAEFDLAWIEEPTSPDDILGHAEIARGVAPVRVATGEHAQNRMIFKQLLQAEAISVMQIDAVRVAGVNENVANLLLAAKFGVPVCPHAGGVGLCEAVQHLSMFDFVAVSGSRDGRMIEYVDHLHEHFITPTDIRHGAYMPPLAPGAGMEMKAESIATYTWTGAHVVA; encoded by the coding sequence GTGACCCGCATCGTCTCACTGGACACGACAGACATCCGCTTTCCCACGTCGCTCAGTCTCGACGGCTCCGACGCGATGAACCTCGACCCCGACTACTCCGCCGCCTACGTGCAGGTCGTCACCGACGCGGGCGAGGCCGGTCACGCGTTCGTCTTCACGATCGGCCGCGGCAACGACGTGCAGGTCGCCGCGATCGACGCGCTCGCCGGCCACCTCGTCGGGCAGGAGCTCGAACCCCTCCTCGAAGACATGGGCGCCACGTGGCGCGGGCTCATCGGCGACTCGCAGCTGCGCTGGCTCGGGCCCGAGAAGGGCGTCATGCACATGGCGATCGGCGCCGTCGTCAACGCCCTGTGGGACCTCAAGGCCAAGCGTGCGGGAATGCCGCTGTGGCGGCTCCTGTCGCGGATGACCCCCGAGGAGATCGTCGGGCTGGTCGACTTCCGCTACCTCACCAACGCCCTGACCCCCGACGAGGCGCTGGAGATCCTCCGCGGTGCCGAGGCGGGTCGCTCCGAGCGTGAGGCGGCCCTACTGGCCGACGGCTATCCCGCCTACACGACGAGCCCGGGCTGGCTCGGCTACTCCGACGAGAAGCTCACGCGCCTGTGCCGCGAGGCGATCGCCGAAGGATTCCCCCAGATCAAGCTCAAGGTCGGCGCCGATCTCGACGACGACGTGCGCCGCCTGCGCATCGCGCGCGAGGTCTGCGGGCCCGATTTCCCGATCGCCATCGACGCGAACCAGCGCTGGGAGGTCTCCGAGGCGATCGAGTGGGTGCGGGCGCTGGCGGAGTTCGACCTCGCGTGGATCGAGGAGCCGACGAGCCCCGACGACATCCTCGGTCACGCCGAGATCGCCCGCGGTGTCGCGCCGGTGCGCGTGGCCACGGGAGAGCACGCGCAGAACCGCATGATCTTCAAGCAGCTGCTCCAGGCCGAGGCGATCTCGGTCATGCAGATCGATGCGGTGCGCGTCGCGGGCGTCAACGAGAACGTCGCCAACCTCCTGCTGGCGGCGAAGTTCGGGGTTCCGGTCTGCCCGCACGCGGGCGGCGTGGGGCTCTGCGAAGCGGTGCAGCACCTGTCGATGTTCGACTTCGTCGCCGTCAGCGGCAGCCGGGACGGGCGGATGATCGAGTACGTGGATCATCTGCACGAGCACTTCATCACGCCCACCGACATCCGCCACGGCGCGTACATGCCGCCGCTCGCGCCGGGCGCCGGCATGGAGATGAAGGCCGAGAGCATCGCCACCTACACGTGGACGGGCGCGCATGTCGTCGCCTGA
- a CDS encoding fumarylacetoacetate hydrolase family protein translates to MKFARLGPVGHEIPTVVDGDRHLDLRPLTSDVTGDFLAADPVSRVSAAIEAGRLPELDVDGLRIGAPIARPSAVICVGMNYAAHAAESGSAPPEIPIIFLKTPNTVVGPDDEVMIPRDSVKTDWEVELGVVIGTRTAYLDSRDQARAHIAGYVVANDVSERTFQLEVSGGQWSKGKCSFGFSPTGPWLVTADEVDPDALSLRSFVNGEPRQDSNTADMIFPVDEIVYQLSQYMTLEPGDLILTGTPEGVALSGRFPYLAPGDVVEIEIDGLGRQRQVFTAWEPAS, encoded by the coding sequence ATGAAATTCGCACGCCTCGGGCCGGTCGGCCACGAGATCCCCACCGTCGTCGACGGAGATCGCCATCTCGACCTGCGACCCCTCACATCCGATGTCACGGGGGACTTCCTCGCCGCCGATCCCGTATCGCGTGTGTCCGCGGCCATCGAGGCCGGACGGCTCCCCGAGCTCGACGTCGACGGTCTGCGCATCGGCGCACCGATCGCCCGCCCCTCGGCCGTCATCTGCGTCGGGATGAACTACGCCGCCCACGCGGCGGAGTCGGGTTCCGCGCCGCCGGAGATCCCGATCATCTTCCTCAAGACCCCCAACACCGTCGTCGGTCCGGACGACGAGGTCATGATCCCGCGCGACAGCGTCAAGACCGACTGGGAGGTCGAGCTCGGCGTCGTGATCGGCACGCGCACCGCCTACCTCGACAGCCGGGACCAGGCCCGCGCGCACATCGCCGGCTACGTCGTCGCGAACGACGTGTCCGAGCGAACGTTCCAGCTCGAGGTCTCGGGAGGCCAGTGGTCGAAGGGCAAGTGCTCCTTCGGGTTCAGCCCCACCGGGCCGTGGCTGGTCACCGCCGACGAGGTCGATCCCGACGCCCTGAGCCTGCGCAGCTTCGTCAACGGGGAACCGCGCCAGGACTCGAACACCGCCGACATGATCTTCCCGGTCGACGAGATCGTCTACCAGCTGTCGCAGTACATGACCCTCGAGCCGGGCGACCTCATCCTCACCGGGACCCCGGAGGGCGTGGCGCTGTCGGGGCGCTTCCCGTACCTGGCCCCCGGTGACGTCGTCGAGATCGAGATCGACGGACTCGGCCGGCAGCGACAGGTCTTCACGGCATGGGAGCCCGCGTCGTGA